A genome region from Brassica oleracea var. oleracea cultivar TO1000 chromosome C2, BOL, whole genome shotgun sequence includes the following:
- the LOC106324212 gene encoding uncharacterized protein LOC106324212, which translates to MAKWDEDSNDADDVQATADDVQATADDVQATVAVDVDDGVNYSDYGKVKDEDSDEDANETLYDGYKAQFSGGEGRSLSLKDNIYVGQSFASRAEFVSKLKSVAVEYKFTFSAYKTTKTLYVAKCRVQGCGWKLRASVKHGPKTFWSFVIYARVGERTAEDGYENLPSYLRQIEISNPGTVTCLVKDGENRFKYLFLSFAASIAGFNYLRRVIVVDGTHLCGKYEGFMLVAAAQDGNFQIFPLAFAIVDVENDESWEWFFTQLRRCVSDQYALVIVSDRHGSIKKACEKVFPWARRGICYYHLQQNIVQKFKGKHMLYLVKGAAYAHTLFDFNHYMDEIRIINPNLATYLENADVSLWSRVHFQGDRYNIKTSNIAESINSALKPAKGFPISFLLEFIREKLGRWFFIRREDALSLTSHHSRGIENLLAIREEYADMMNVERIDGWRFVVRGGHRDCVVDLELRRCQCGVFDIEKIPSCYSTIQ; encoded by the exons ATGGCGA AGTGGGATGAAGATAGTAACGATGCTGATGATGTTCAAGCAACTGCTGATGATGTTCAAGCAACTGCTGATGATGTTCAAGCAACTGTTGCTGTTGATGTTGACGATGGTGTAAACTATAGTGATTACGGGAAAGTGAAAGATGAGGATTCTGACGAGGATGCAAATGAAACGCTTTATGATGGCTATAAAGCACAGTTCTCTGGTGGTGAAGGAAGATCGTTGTCCTTAAAGGACAATATATATGTCGGTCAGAGTTTTGCTAGTAGGGCTGAATTTGTTTCAAAGCTGAAGTCGGTGGCTGTGGAATATAAATTTACATTCTCAGCATATAAGACAACGAAAACTCTGTATGTGGCTAAGTGTCGTGTTCAAGGATGTGGTTGGAAGCTTAGAGCGAGTGTGAAGCATGGGCCAAAGACATTTTGG AGCTTTGTTATCTACGCAAGAGTTGGTGAGAGGACAGCAGAAGATGGATATGAGAATCTGCCTTCTTATTTGCGTCAGATCGAGATATCGAATCCGGGAACTGTCACATGTCTTGTGAAAGATGGTGAAAACAGATTTAAGTATCTATTCCTATCTTTTGCAGCTTCGATAGCTGGTTTTAACTATCTTAGGAGGGTTATTGTGGTGGATGGGACTCATCTATGTGGAAAGTATGAAGGATTTATGCTAGTTGCTGCTGCCCAAGATGGTAATTTTCAGATTTTTCCATTAGCTTTTGCGATTGTGGATGTGGAGAATGATGAGTCGTGGGAATGGTTTTTTACCCAATTGCGGAGATGTGTTTCAGATCAGTATGCTTTGGTGATAGTGTCTGACAGGCACGGTTCCATTAAGAAGGCGTGTGAGAAGGTTTTCCCTTGGGCAAGGCGAGGAATATGCTATTATCATCTACAACAGAACATAGTCCAAAAGTTCAAGGGAAAGCACATGTTGTACTTGGTCAAAGGCGCTGCTTATGCACATACGCTTTTCGATTTTAACCACTACATGGATGAGATACGGATTATAAACCCAAACCTTGCAACATATTTGGAGAATGCTGACGTCTCTTTATGGTCACGAGTTCACTTTCAAGGTGACAGATACAACATAAAGACTAGCAACATCGCAGAATCCATCAACTCCGCACTTAAGCCAGCCAAAGGATTCCCAATCTCATTCCTTCTTGAATTTATACGCGAGAAGCTAGGAAGGTGGTTCTTTATAAGGAGAGAAGATGCTTTGAGTCTTACTTCACATCATAGTCGGGGAATCGAAAACTTGTTGGCTATTCGTGAAGAGTATGCAGATATGATGAATGTGGAGCGTATTGATGGTTGGCGATTTGTTGTGAGAGGAGGGCATCGAGATTGTGTTGTTGACTTGGAACTTCGGAGGTGTCAATGTGGTGTGTTTGATATTGAGAAGATACCTT CATGTTACAGCACAATACAATAG
- the LOC106324213 gene encoding uncharacterized protein LOC106324213 yields MDLDAFEDYPWGRVAFKFLMESVKGVDLTKTYAIEGFVQVLQVWVYCCLPEFGAWFGHPIEGSPTPPLLAFLGGKGKGKLQENMLKQDYSKMFPHWDGELEDEKADNIVKAVFSSGWAWEQSHWPLVGTKLWTNVKVEILPMKTEAGQMKTEAGQMKTEAGQMKTEAGQMKTEAGQMKTEAGQMKTEAGQMKTEAGQMKTEAGQMKTEAGQMKTEAGQMKTEAGQMKTEAGQMKTEAGQMKTEAGQMKTEAGQMVRSLKTVSPSRTQSDAESRKKARESPGLDVETMKGEIVRWLTGLTSNMVEGLSRCENTLKTQSRMIEGLTTKIGAVEKIVCEGWKEDHIKAGSSTDVPEANKSDGDKAKKDSAEESKGDESDESKGKESKGEESRAEESRAEESKAAETAPKGMTIRAKARDTQATVSESENENGGISVVVVDKEQSCIDYGSVKKLKQVGKHMDAGINLLRLRYTKHPECFRSDRFCMLDVVLTQMWTAKYSEFLASPANPDGSSKLLPPGALDYYTGEEPTYSRSNKTWALEIDDIYAPLLVKNDHWVACWISIPRRRIVIWDSDLAYATDAEIAKAVKPIAHMLPYMLRMLSTGAERELYIVDFTHERVSGVPQNKQSGDCGVYCLKYIECHALGMPFPPHELCDKKIKTIRSQMASEIFDETRINGTEKRDYKHLGLYD; encoded by the exons ATGGATCTAGATGCTTTTGAAGATTATCCGTGGGGAAGAGTAGCCTTTAAATTCTTGATGGAGTCGGTGAAGGGTGTAGACTTGACAAAGACGTATGCTATTGAAGGCTTTGTTCAGGTTCTTCAAGTCTGGGTCTACTGTTGTCTCCCTGAATTCGGAGCTTGGTTTGGTCACCCTATAGAAGGTTCTCCGACCCCACCTCTACTTGCCTTCTTAGGTGGCAAAGGCAAGGGAAAGCTCCAGGAGAATATGCTGAAACAG GATTACTCTAAAATGTTCCCTCACTGGGATGGTGAGCTGGAAGATGAGAAGGCTGATAACATAGTGAAGGCAGTGTTTTCTTCAGGCTGGGCATGGGAACAAAGTCACTGGCCTCTTGTCGGAACAAAACTGTGGACAAATGTGAAGGTGGAGATCCTTCCGATGAAGACAGAAGCTGGTCAGATGAAGACAGAAGCTGGTCAGATGAAGACAGAAGCTGGTCAGATGAAGACAGAAGCTGGTCAGATGAAGACAGAAGCTGGTCAGATGAAGACAGAAGCTGGTCAGATGAAGACAGAAGCTGGTCAGATGAAGACAGAAGCTGGTCAGATGAAGACAGAAGCTGGTCAGATGAAGACAGAAGCTGGTCAGATGAAGACAGAAGCTGGTCAGATGAAGACAGAAGCTGGTCAGATGAAGACAGAAGCTGGTCAGATGAAGACAGAAGCTGGTCAGATGAAGACAGAAGCTGGTCAGATGAAGACAGAAGCTGGTCAGATGGTGCGAAGCTTGAAGACAGTGTCCCCTTCTCGCACACAGTCTGATGCAGAATCACGCAAGAAGGCTCGTGAGTCCCCTGGCCTGGATGTGGAGACCATGAAAGGAGAAATAGTTCGTTGGCTAACTGGCCTGACTTCTAATATGGTTGAGGGGCTGAGCAGATGCGAGAACACTCTGAAGACACAATCCCGCATGATTGAGGGCCTTACTACGAAGATAGGAGCTGTTGAGAAGATTGTGTGTGAAGGTTGGAAGGAAGATCACATCAAAGCTGGTTCATCTACTGATGTACCTGAGGCAAACAAATCTGATGGAGACAAAGCTAAGAAGGACAGCGCTGAAGAAAGCAAAGGTGATGAAAGCGATGAAAGCAAAGGTAAGGAAAGCAAAGGTGAGGAAAGCAGAGCCGAGGAAAGCAGAGCCGAGGAAAGCAAAGCTGCGGAAACAGCTCCCAAAGGAATGACAATAAGAGCCAAAGCTAGAGACACCCAAGCCACTGTG AGTGAGAGTGAAAATGAGAATGGAGGCATAAGTGTTGTTGTAGTAGATAAAGAACAATCATGCATTGATTATGGTTCTGTGAAAAAACTGAAACAAGTTGGTAAA CACATGGATGCTGGCATTAATCTCTTAAGGCTCCGATACACAAAGCACCCTGAATGTTTTAGGTCCGACAGATTTTGCATGTTGGATGTTGTACTTACTCAAATGTGGACAGCAAAGTACTCAGAGTTTCTGGCCTCTCCTGCCAATCCTGACGGCTCAAGTAAACTACTCCCTCCTGGCGCCTTAGACTACTACACAGGCGAGGAACCAACGTATAGCAGATCAAATAAGACATGGGCATTGGAGATTGATGATATATATGCGCCATTATTGGTCAAGAATGATCATTGGGTAGCTTGCTGGATATCAATCCCGAGGAGACGCATAGTGATTTGGGATAGTGATCTTGCTTACGCTACGGATGCAGAAATTGCTAAGGCCGTGAAGCCTATTGCACACATGCTGCCGTACATGCTGCGTATGTTATCTACCGGTGCGGAGAGGGAGTTGTACATAGTTGATTTCACACATGAGCGTGTATCTGGGGTGCCACAAAACAAACAAAGTGGTGACTGTGGAGTGTATTGCTTGAAGTATATAGAATGTCATGCACTTGGCATGCCATTCCCACCTCATGAGCTGTGTGATAAGAAGATCAAGACAATCAGGTCTCAGATGGCGAGTGAGATATTTGATGAGACCAGGATAAACGGCACAGAGAAACGTGATTACAAGCATCTCGGTCTCTATGACTAA